A genome region from Brassica oleracea var. oleracea cultivar TO1000 chromosome C2, BOL, whole genome shotgun sequence includes the following:
- the LOC106327546 gene encoding ATP synthase gamma chain 1, chloroplastic-like: MACTNLTTMWVSSKLSISDSSSLSFRSILNPLPLPNHNSSPSRSSSVSPIQSSLRELRDRIDSVKNTQKITEAMKLVAAAKVRRAQEAVVNGRPFSETLVEVLYNINEQLQTDDIDVPLTKIRPVKKVALVVVTGDRGLCGGFNNFIIKKAEARIKELQGLGLDYTVISVGKKGNSYFLRRPYIPVDKYLEAGTLPTAKEAQAVADDVFSLFISEEVDKVELLYTKFVSLVKSEPVIHTLLPLSPKGEICDINGNCVDAAEDELFRLTTKEGKLTVERETFRTPTADFSPILQFEQDPVQILDALLPLYLNSQILRALQESLASELAARMSAMSSASDNASDLKKSLSMVYNRKRQAKITGEILEIVAGANAQA; the protein is encoded by the coding sequence ATGGCTTGTACTAATCTAACAACAATGTGGGTTTCATCAAAACTATCTATTTCTGATTCCTCTTCCTTGTCCTTCCGTTCTATTCTCAACCCACTTCCTCTCCCAAACCACAACTCATCTCCTTCAAGATCTTCCTCTGTCTCTCCAATCCAGTCCTCTCTTCGTGAGCTCCGAGACCGTATCGACTCAGTCAAAAACACTCAGAAGATCACTGAAGCCATGAAGCTTGTCGCTGCAGCAAAAGTCAGGAGAGCTCAGGAAGCTGTGGTCAACGGCCGACCATTCTCAGAAACCCTAGTTGAAGTTCTTTACAACATCAACGAACAGCTTCAAACCGATGATATAGATGTGCCCTTAACCAAAATCAGACCGGTTAAGAAAGTTGCACTCGTTGTTGTAACAGGAGACCGAGGATTATGCGGTGGATTCAACAACTTCATCATCAAGAAAGCAGAGGCAAGGATCAAAGAGCTTCAAGGCCTAGGTCTTGACTACACAGTCATTAGCGTGGGGAAAAAGGGAAACTCTTATTTCCTCCGTCGTCCTTACATCCCCGTCGACAAGTACCTCGAAGCCGGAACCTTACCGACCGCGAAAGAAGCTCAAGCTGTAGCTGATGATGTCTTCTCTCTGTTTATAAGCGAAGAGGTCGACAAAGTCGAGCTCTTGTACACAAAGTTTGTCTCTTTGGTCAAATCAGAACCCGTGATCCACACGCTACTGCCTCTATCTCCCAAAGGAGAGATCTGTGACATTAATGGGAACTGTGTGGACGCTGCTGAAGACGAGCTCTTCAGGTTAACGACCAAAGAAGGGAAACTTACTGTTGAAAGAGAGACTTTTCGGACACCAACTGCTGATTTCTCACCGATCTTGCAGTTCGAGCAAGACCCTGTTCAGATTCTTGATGCTTTGTTGCCTCTGTATCTTAACAGTCAGATTCTAAGGGCTTTACAGGAGTCATTGGCGAGTGAGCTTGCAGCTAGAATGAGTGCAATGAGTAGTGCTTCAGATAATGCTTCTGATCTTAAGAAGTCGCTTTCTATGGTGTATAATAGAAAGCGTCAAGCTAAGATCACTGGTGAGATCCTTGAGATTGTTGCTGGAGCTAATGCACAGGCTTGA
- the LOC106323987 gene encoding uncharacterized mitochondrial protein AtMg00810-like encodes MELKRNMAIEFEMSDLGKLTYYLSIEVHQFDGGITLKHSQYAMKILEESGMGTCNLTHVPMDFNVKLSKSHAKKKIDETEYRRNIGCLRYLLHTRPDLSFSVGLLSRYIQQPKESHGAALKQILRYVRGTTSLGLMFTRSAKLEVVRFSDSSHNVDEDDEERALSSCEAEFVAATEAAEKVIWLQELLGDNVDEDFGKTTTGHIFYLDDSPITWCSQKKEIVALSSHEAEFLAATEAAKKVIWLQELLGEIVGKDARK; translated from the exons ATGGAGTTGAAAAGGAACATGGCAATCGAGTTTGAGATGAGTGATCTTGGAAAGTTGACATACTATTTGAGCATTGAAGTACATCAGTTTGACGGAGGTATTACATTGAAACATAGCCAATATGCGATGAAGATCCTTGAGGAAAGTGGAATGGGTACGTGCAATTTAACTCATGTTCCTATGGACTTTAACGTGAAACTATCCAAGTCGCATGCAAAGAAGAAAATTGATGAAACAGAGTACAGAAGAAACATAGGTTGCTTGCGATATTTGTTGCATACTCGTCCGGACTTATCATTCAGCGTTGGGCTACTAAGTCGATACATCCAGCAACCAAAAGAATCACATGGAGCAGCGTTGAAACAAATACTGAGATATGTACGCGGAACTACCTCTCTTGGTCTTATGTTCACTCGATCGGCAAAGCTGGAAGTAGTTAGGTTTAGTGATAGCTCACATAATGTCGATGAAGATGATG AAGAAAGAGCACTATCTTCATGTGAGGCTGAATTCGTGGCTGCCACAGAAGCAGCAGAAAAGGTGATATGGTTACAAGAATTACTTGGTGATAATGTCGATGAAGATTTTGGTAAGACCACAACGGGTCACATATTTTATCTTGATGATAGTCCGATAACATGGTGTTCTCAGAAGAAAGAGATTGTTGCACTATCTTCGCATGAGGCTGAATTCTTGGCTGCCACAGAAGCAGCAAAAAAGGTGATATGGTTACAAGAATTACTTGGTGAGATCGTGGGAAAGGATGCGAGAAAGTGA